In Citrus sinensis cultivar Valencia sweet orange chromosome 4, DVS_A1.0, whole genome shotgun sequence, one DNA window encodes the following:
- the LOC102612991 gene encoding uncharacterized protein LOC102612991 isoform X1, which yields MGSEDKSGRSNHLESHSGTTDRSGGNMHSDSHPRDFNGNWKHLEIIPELFGRSGTSTHSETRPQVTNGSGSIDLFGIKPEVVEGNKSTNPFETVPELPDGNESVSSSEDLFRVDTELGNFRSRTQPSKDEEINASNKNSSKSKALDNSPVPASTSRLSQFTNELMVHDMPPTQSPPIQVMDRSGEYDPLRIPSAIFETSKSSTPQEWSAASNESLFSIHIGNNSFSRDQFKSGELTKTDDMIMFNPSPTIPEVRADGEGSVFEKSDANGGSVKNTKEGTTVDKSQEKAPPANVLRNPSDMSSHSNESSCSFVFPIKKKMKKMKKRCCACGCVPCIPFFCCRKKCKRKKCAWPSCYCSNCSCTFCYCSWPSCYFRWPSCYCSNCSWAFCYCWNCSLKRWCCHSSTTLTDRVKSASVKPDVEEKKQKKPLATEVVTQKSSTSCCCCCCLSWFSCRPCSWSFPSFHCSSSCCCCCCCRRCCCR from the exons ATGGGTTCGGAAGATAAAAGTGGGAGAAGTAATCATTTAGAATCACATTCAGGGACCACTGATCGGAGTGGAGGTAATATGCATTCAGATAGTCATCCAAGAGACTTCAATGGCAATTGGAAACATCTGGAGATAATTCCAGAGCTCTTTGGTAGAAGTGGAACTAGTACGCATTCTGAAACTCGTCCTCAGGTTACCAATGGGAGTGGAAGCATTGACCTTTTCGGCATAAAACCTGAAGTTGTCGAGGGAAACAAAAGTACAAATCCATTCGAGACAGTTCCAGAGCTTCCTGATGGGAATGAAAGCG TATCGTCATCAGAAGATCTTTTCCGAGTGGATACAGAACTAGGCAACTTCAGGTCACGAACACAACCAtcaaaagatgaagaaatcaatGCTTCCAATAAAAACTCCTCCAAATCAAAAGCACTTGACAATTCTCCAGTTCCCGCTTCAACATCTCGATTATCTCAGTTCACCAATGAATTGATGGTCCATGACATGCCACCAACGCAATCCCCTCCAATACAAGTAATGGATCGCTCGGGAGAATATGATCCCCTAAGGATACCGTCGGCTATCTTTGAAACAAGTAAATCCTCAACACCACAAGAATGGAGTGCTGCTTCAAATGAGTCGTTATTTAGCATTCATATAGGCAATAATAGTTTCTCCAGAGATCAGTTTAAGTCTGGAGAACTTACCAAGACAGATGACATGATCATGTTCAACCCAAGCCCTACCATTCCGGAGGTGAGAGCTGACGGAGAGGGTTCTGTATTTGAGAAGAGTGATGCAAATGGAGGATCAGTAAAGAACACTAAGGAAGGAACCACAGTAGACAAAAGTCAGGAAAAGGCACCACCTGCAAATGTATTGCGGAATCCTTCTGACATGTCCAGCCATTCAAATGAGAGCTCTTGCTCATTTGTCTTTCCAAT aaagaagaagatgaagaagatgaagaagagatGTTGTGCATGTGGATGTGTACCCTGTATACCCTTCTTTTGTTGCAGAAAGAAGTGTAAAAGGAAGAAGTGTGCATGGCCATCATGCTACTGTTCTAATTGTAGCTGCACGTTCTGCTACTGTTCATGGCCGAGCTGCTACTTTAGGTGGCCAAGCTGCTACTGTTCTAATTGTAGCTGGGCGTTCTGCTACTGTTGGAACTGTAGCCTAAAAAGATGGTGCTGTCACTCTTCTACCAC TTTGACAGACAGAGTGAAAAGTGCTTCGGTGAAACCAGATGTTGaagaaaagaagcaaaagaagCCGCTAGCCACTGAAGTAGTGACCCAAAAGTCATCAActagctgctgctgctgctgctgcttgtCTTGGTTCTCTTGTCGTCCATGTTCTTGGTCTTTTCCTAGTTTtcattgttcttcttcttgttgttgttgttgttgttgtcgtCGTTGTTGTTGTCGATAA
- the LOC102612991 gene encoding uncharacterized protein LOC102612991 isoform X2, with the protein MGSEDKSGRSNHLESHSGTTDRSGGNMHSDSHPRDFNGNWKHLEIIPELFGRSGTSTHSETRPQVTNGSGSIDLFGIKPEVVEGNKSTNPFETVPELPDGNESVSSSEDLFRVDTELGNFRSRTQPSKDEEINASNKNSSKSKALDNSPVPASTSRLSQFTNELMVHDMPPTQSPPIQVMDRSGEYDPLRIPSAIFETSKSSTPQEWSAASNESLFSIHIGNNSFSRDQFKSGELTKTDDMIMFNPSPTIPEVRADGEGSVFEKSDANGGSVKNTKEGTTVDKSQEKAPPANVLRNPSDMSSHSNESSCSFVFPILTDRVKSASVKPDVEEKKQKKPLATEVVTQKSSTSCCCCCCLSWFSCRPCSWSFPSFHCSSSCCCCCCCRRCCCR; encoded by the exons ATGGGTTCGGAAGATAAAAGTGGGAGAAGTAATCATTTAGAATCACATTCAGGGACCACTGATCGGAGTGGAGGTAATATGCATTCAGATAGTCATCCAAGAGACTTCAATGGCAATTGGAAACATCTGGAGATAATTCCAGAGCTCTTTGGTAGAAGTGGAACTAGTACGCATTCTGAAACTCGTCCTCAGGTTACCAATGGGAGTGGAAGCATTGACCTTTTCGGCATAAAACCTGAAGTTGTCGAGGGAAACAAAAGTACAAATCCATTCGAGACAGTTCCAGAGCTTCCTGATGGGAATGAAAGCG TATCGTCATCAGAAGATCTTTTCCGAGTGGATACAGAACTAGGCAACTTCAGGTCACGAACACAACCAtcaaaagatgaagaaatcaatGCTTCCAATAAAAACTCCTCCAAATCAAAAGCACTTGACAATTCTCCAGTTCCCGCTTCAACATCTCGATTATCTCAGTTCACCAATGAATTGATGGTCCATGACATGCCACCAACGCAATCCCCTCCAATACAAGTAATGGATCGCTCGGGAGAATATGATCCCCTAAGGATACCGTCGGCTATCTTTGAAACAAGTAAATCCTCAACACCACAAGAATGGAGTGCTGCTTCAAATGAGTCGTTATTTAGCATTCATATAGGCAATAATAGTTTCTCCAGAGATCAGTTTAAGTCTGGAGAACTTACCAAGACAGATGACATGATCATGTTCAACCCAAGCCCTACCATTCCGGAGGTGAGAGCTGACGGAGAGGGTTCTGTATTTGAGAAGAGTGATGCAAATGGAGGATCAGTAAAGAACACTAAGGAAGGAACCACAGTAGACAAAAGTCAGGAAAAGGCACCACCTGCAAATGTATTGCGGAATCCTTCTGACATGTCCAGCCATTCAAATGAGAGCTCTTGCTCATTTGTCTTTCCAAT TTTGACAGACAGAGTGAAAAGTGCTTCGGTGAAACCAGATGTTGaagaaaagaagcaaaagaagCCGCTAGCCACTGAAGTAGTGACCCAAAAGTCATCAActagctgctgctgctgctgctgcttgtCTTGGTTCTCTTGTCGTCCATGTTCTTGGTCTTTTCCTAGTTTtcattgttcttcttcttgttgttgttgttgttgttgtcgtCGTTGTTGTTGTCGATAA
- the LOC102612283 gene encoding magnesium transporter MRS2-5 isoform X2 → MGESRGPFLRAFIPGSTSSDDTGRLNLDARGNRGSHSVGTKNRGHASRSWIKIDQDGNFEILELDKTTIMRHCSLPARDLRLLDPLFIYPSTILGREKAIVVSLVQIRCIITADEVILMNSLDGCVVQYYLELCKRLQTNKDQADDLPFEFRALELALELTCMSLDAQVKELGMEIYPVLDELASSISTLNLEHLRRLKGHLLALTQQVQKVHDEIEHLMDDDGDMAAMYLTEKKQRLDSSSDGYTQTNISSLDRVVSKSAPVSPVGSISGAQKLQRAFSSIVTSKHGSLISSSSNRENVEQLEMLLEAYFVVVDNTLSKLLSLKEYIDDTEDLINIKLGLAGCLLYFSFLFYFKHKKVFPL, encoded by the exons ATGGGCGAATCAAGGGGTCCTTTTCTTCGTGCCTTTATTCCTGGATCAACATCCTCTGATGATACTGGAAGGCTTAACCTAGATGCAAGAGGAAATCGCGGGTCCCATTCTGTAGGCACAAAGAATAGAGGTCATGCAAGTCGTTCTTGGATAAAGATTGATCAGGATGGAAACTTTGAGATTCTGGAGCTCGATAAGACTACCATTATGAGACATTGTTCTCTTCCAGCCAGGGATTTACGGCTTTTGGACCCTTTGTTCATTTATCCATCAACTATATTAGGACGGGAGAAGGCTATTGTTGTCAGTCTTGTACAGATCAGGTGTATAATCACAGCCGATGAGgttattttaatgaattccTTGGATGGATGTGTCGTTCAGTACTATTTGGAATTGTGCAAACGCCTGCAGACAAATAAGGATCAAGCTG ATGACCTGCCATTTGAATTTAGGGCACTGGAGCTGGCTTTGGAATTAACTTGCATGTCTCTTGATGCTCAG GTCAAAGAACTGGGTATGGAGATATATCCCGTACTTGATGAACTAGCATCATCTATTAGCACTCTTAATCTGGAACATCTCCGTAGATTAAAAGGCCACCTCCTGGCATTGACCCAACAAGTTCAGAAG GTCCATGATGAGATAGAGCATCTCATGGATGATGATGGTGACATGGCTGCGATGTACCTTACAGAGAAGAAACAAAGGCTGGACTCTTCAAGCGACGGATATACTCAGACTAATATTTCAAGTTTGGACAGGGTGGTTTCAAAATCAGCTCCTGTTTCACCAGTGGGGTCAATCAGTGGAGCTCAGAAATTGCAAAGGGCTTTTAGCAGTATCGTGACTTCAAAACATGGAAGCTTAATTAGTTCATCTAGCAACAGGGAAAATGTTGAACAACTTGAAATGCTGCTGGAAGCAtactttgttgttgttgacAATACACTCAGCAAGTTGTTATCG CTTAAAGAATACATTGATGATACGGAAGATTTGATCAACATTAAATTG GGTCTTGCAGGTTGCCTATTGTACTTCTCGTTCTTGTTCTATTTTAAACACAAGAAAGTCTTTCCATTGTAA
- the LOC102612283 gene encoding magnesium transporter MRS2-5 isoform X1, producing MGESRGPFLRAFIPGSTSSDDTGRLNLDARGNRGSHSVGTKNRGHASRSWIKIDQDGNFEILELDKTTIMRHCSLPARDLRLLDPLFIYPSTILGREKAIVVSLVQIRCIITADEVILMNSLDGCVVQYYLELCKRLQTNKDQADDLPFEFRALELALELTCMSLDAQVKELGMEIYPVLDELASSISTLNLEHLRRLKGHLLALTQQVQKVHDEIEHLMDDDGDMAAMYLTEKKQRLDSSSDGYTQTNISSLDRVVSKSAPVSPVGSISGAQKLQRAFSSIVTSKHGSLISSSSNRENVEQLEMLLEAYFVVVDNTLSKLLSLKEYIDDTEDLINIKLGNVQNQLIQFELLLTAATFVATIFAVVTGVFGMNLKASVFDYPSAFNWVLVITGLAGCLLYFSFLFYFKHKKVFPL from the exons ATGGGCGAATCAAGGGGTCCTTTTCTTCGTGCCTTTATTCCTGGATCAACATCCTCTGATGATACTGGAAGGCTTAACCTAGATGCAAGAGGAAATCGCGGGTCCCATTCTGTAGGCACAAAGAATAGAGGTCATGCAAGTCGTTCTTGGATAAAGATTGATCAGGATGGAAACTTTGAGATTCTGGAGCTCGATAAGACTACCATTATGAGACATTGTTCTCTTCCAGCCAGGGATTTACGGCTTTTGGACCCTTTGTTCATTTATCCATCAACTATATTAGGACGGGAGAAGGCTATTGTTGTCAGTCTTGTACAGATCAGGTGTATAATCACAGCCGATGAGgttattttaatgaattccTTGGATGGATGTGTCGTTCAGTACTATTTGGAATTGTGCAAACGCCTGCAGACAAATAAGGATCAAGCTG ATGACCTGCCATTTGAATTTAGGGCACTGGAGCTGGCTTTGGAATTAACTTGCATGTCTCTTGATGCTCAG GTCAAAGAACTGGGTATGGAGATATATCCCGTACTTGATGAACTAGCATCATCTATTAGCACTCTTAATCTGGAACATCTCCGTAGATTAAAAGGCCACCTCCTGGCATTGACCCAACAAGTTCAGAAG GTCCATGATGAGATAGAGCATCTCATGGATGATGATGGTGACATGGCTGCGATGTACCTTACAGAGAAGAAACAAAGGCTGGACTCTTCAAGCGACGGATATACTCAGACTAATATTTCAAGTTTGGACAGGGTGGTTTCAAAATCAGCTCCTGTTTCACCAGTGGGGTCAATCAGTGGAGCTCAGAAATTGCAAAGGGCTTTTAGCAGTATCGTGACTTCAAAACATGGAAGCTTAATTAGTTCATCTAGCAACAGGGAAAATGTTGAACAACTTGAAATGCTGCTGGAAGCAtactttgttgttgttgacAATACACTCAGCAAGTTGTTATCG CTTAAAGAATACATTGATGATACGGAAGATTTGATCAACATTAAATTG GGTAATGTTCAGAATCAATTGATTCAATTTGAGTTGCTTCTTACTGCGGCAACTTTTGTGGCTACAATATTTGCAGTTGTAACTGGAGTATTTGGAATGAACTTGAAAGCATCAGTTTTTGATTACCCATCAGCATTTAACTGGGTTTTGGTTATAACAGGTCTTGCAGGTTGCCTATTGTACTTCTCGTTCTTGTTCTATTTTAAACACAAGAAAGTCTTTCCATTGTAA